The Denticeps clupeoides chromosome 4, fDenClu1.1, whole genome shotgun sequence genome segment TTCACACTGTCTGTGCCCAAAATATAAAGGTGGCCTGAAGCCACAGTCTCTGAGCAAGACTcggtgtctccaggaggactgtccctgtcactactgactgtaagttgtgGTGGATAAGGCTTGTAGAAGTAAATATATGATCGTTTTCATAGTTATCATTAGCAGAGTAATTAATGACATTTCACTAAATATTTACGTCACAAAATTGAcataaaatgaattgatttacACAGTAAATTAATATTAGACATTAGACCTGCATtaaaatcactgtacttttacctTTGATATTTAGGTTCATTTGAAGGCTAATACTTTGGTACTTTTGCACCAATAGAAATTTACCTTGGGTAACTCCACTTTTCCTCAAGTACGTAGTTTGTGTACTTCGTCCACCACTGCTGGTGACCATCTACACAGATCTCCACGTCTGCTAATGTGAATGGTGTGAACGGTGTGGGTGCGGAACACGCAGCCGTCTCACCAGGTAGCTGAGGGCGCTGGCCAGCTGCTTGGCCACCTGGAACTTCCAGGACGGGCACAGGCTGGAGTGGTTCACCCGCATGAAGACGTCCAGGGGGCCGTGCTGCAGGAACTCCTCCACCATTATAACTGTGACATCACAAAGGcatgggcgtggctttaacttGGGACAAATCTGATTGGTGAGGCACCCGTTAAGACCCCCAAGCACCCGGTTGGCTGCCGTGAAGAACAGCAAATAGCTCTGCCCACGCTCCGCCCGTTTGCGCAATTACCACCACACCCGGCGTtgctgcagctgcctctctgACACCCCAGGAGGTCACCAACGCACCGGTCTTACTGACTGTCTCCAGTCTGACATGAACCGATGGTAGCCGAGCCTGGGGTTGCGAAATGACCGCAGTCGATTCCCATTCCACCTCCCCGCCAGCAGGGGGCCATCTTGAATCCTCCTGTTTCGCCTGCTTTACCTAACTATTCTTCTGGTTTTGCCGTTTGGATATCGCTGCCCACCAGCGCTGCTCCTGCTTCATCCCTTTCGTCTCTGGACCCTACATGAAGACGGGGGAGAGCACCAGCTCGCTATTCCATTAAACCCACCGCGTGCTTCCACCTCCTCCCAGGCCTCCTGCCCCAGTACCTCCCCAGCCTCTCATGCCACGCCCGGTCATGCGCCTCCGGGCCCTCCCCCTGACAGATGGATTCAAATCGCAGTTTTGGCTGAAATTCGGCAGGTTGTTGAACACTCACTCTCTTGGTTCCGGAGACAGAGGCCGTACAGCAGTGTGATGTGTTTGTGGGACACGCGATGCATCATGCTGACCATCTCCAAGTAGGGCTGCAGAACATTCCACAAAGATATCAGCTGATGAAAGAGAGCAGAAGACCAAAAAAACCAACAGAGACGCTGCTGTCCACTCACAGAGATGTCTTGCTGTCCAGCACCCAACACCTTTAGGACCACCTGCAATTCCTCGGTGTCACTGTCATCTTCGACATAGTCATCCTCGCTCCACAACTTCAGCACTCCAGCATAGATGTTGGTCCGCGTCCCACGTCCCATGTGATCCTTCTGCGCGAGGAGAGCCCAGAAACATTTGATGAAGTCCCATCCTCTCCATAGAGCTTGCTACGGTATGAACGTTCCACTTTTGAAAGAAACGGGAGTTACCTGGATCAGGTTTTCTTTGCGGATCCTGACAAAGCCACCATGGGGGTTGGATGCTTCCACTTTTCCTCTAGTTGCAACCAACAGGTTGGAGATCTCTAAGGGACGaaggagacggagagagagtgagtgagtctGACCCtttactgataaaaaaaatatcaaaaatgaacagaatgtgAAAAGGGGAGCCTATGGAGATATTAAAGTCTAAAAGATGGCCACTTCTGTGTGTTTATGGCTATTTCTAAAATGTGTCCAATATCAGATTTTTCGCATCCTAACGGCTGTacatgggccagtggtggcctagcggttaaggaagcggttcgaatcccgatccgccaagttgccactgaggtgccactgagcaaagcaccgtccccgggcgcctgtcatggtgcccactgctcaccaagggtgatgggttaaatgcagaggacacatttcactgtgtgcaccgtgaactttcactttcattcataaAAGACATGGCACGCCACGCTATCTGGGTGACACCAAAGTAGCCCTCCGCTTGATCGCTTAGCAACGCTCTGACACGGTGGCTGGACGCGGCGagaattattacaaaaaagcaCACAACACCAAACCacgacctgacggcgaacagaaacgtaCAGGCCggtatttacagtatttacagtagGTCTGAATTCACCTCTGGGCTGCGGTGGACATGCCAGGCTGAGCCGCAGGGTGACCCGGTCTGAGCGCAGGCAATGTCCCAGCAGCTCTTCCATCAGCTCCCGCAGCGAATCGCAACTGATGTCGGTGCCACAGAGGTGGTACGCCCCAGGCGCATCCTCGGAACCTTCGGGGTTCTTCTCTACGAGGAAGTTCTTGATGGTTGTGGTCTCCGCCAAACCAAACTGGTCCAGCTGCGGCAGGAAGGGACAGTCAGAAACGCGTCTCAACGTGACCGGACATGGGCGTGAGATGTTGGAGTGGACGCGTCACCTCGTTACAGATGACGGTGAGCAGGATTTGGTCGTAGTCGCTGCTGCTGGCCCGCAGCAGGTACAGGCCCTCTGTGTTGCCCTCCTGGCGGAGTTTATGGACGGCGTAATCAGTGCTGAGCGAGGGAAAAAAAGACCATTAATCCCATCCCAAAAGGATTTAACCGTATGAGACGTGACCAAGCGAAGTAGTAAGTAAATCGTCAGATATTCACACTCCTTAATTCAGCTGAAATGTACAGAATACGCTTTGTCACGTTATCCCGAGTCCCGTGCCTGGACGTTTGGTGTGGCTGTTTCTGTGTTCCTGTTTCTTTTCTGCCAGCTCCACCTATATAGATGGTGTTCAGGAGGTCTCCAAGGTCTGCTCGGCCAGTACTCTTTCGGGaggttgtcacgactacggacttacgggggaaggaagcgcagaggtgtgacatgctgggaacggggttttattatgaaataaacaatggcgcggtggccaagaacgggaaataaaaggagaacaactaaaacaaacccgcaggcgtgtggcgattgccagaactgaaaatacactaacacacaacagtgCACTCACAacagtccacgaaaatgccgtcccttccgaaggggacgctgtcaggattggccaccggtgatgagcccagctgcagtcaatcctgacactcaTGTTGTTAACTTGTTAGCTTCGTGTGTGTTGACGTGCCCTTTTTGTTCACGCTGGTGTATGTTTGAGTTATACGCTCTGGAGAACCCCTTCCTTTACGCTACTGTGATTCTGGTTTGATGTGCCGAGTCCGGTGTTGTATCGTATGTTAGACCGCTGTAAATAAAAGgggtagtagtggcctagcgggtaacacactcacctgtgaaccagaagacccaggttcaaaccccacttactaccattgtgtccctgagcaggacacttaaccctgagtgtctccaggggggactgtccctgtaactactgggtagtagtggcctggcgggtaacacactcacctgtgaaccagaagacccaggttcaaaccccacttactaccattgtgtccctgagcaagacacttaaccctgagtgtctccaggggggactgtccctgtaactactgggtagtagtggcctggcgggtaacacactcacctgtgaaccagaagacccaggttcaaaccccacttactaccattgtgtccctgagcaggacacttaaccctgagtgtctccagggggggactgtccctgtaactactgactgtaagtcgctctggataagggcgtctggtaaatactgtaaatgtaaatgtacagtggaCTGATGTTGCAGAATGTGATCCCCCTTCTGAGCCTTCTTCTCAAGTCCACACTCATATGAATTTTTCTTCTTGAGATCTCAAGATAAGATATCAAgataaaaatgcatatatatacTTATTTTTTCTAGGTCCACCATATGGCCAAATCCACCCACCTGATTGGACCGTGGCAACCCTCCCGAATGTTCCGCTCCACAGAGGGAGGGGCCACATCCCCACACAAGAAGTGATGCGCGTCTACCGTGAGGCGGAAATAGCCGTCCACCAGGGTGGTGAAGGACAGCGCCTTCTCGTGCTTTTCCAGATCCAGTATCTGCGCGTGGAGCAGAAGAAGGCATTAGACCCGTAAACGTGAAGAAACACTGTCGCACACGGACAGAACCGGGCCGCCCACCATCTGCTTGTTGTCCTGCTTGTGAATGGTGACCACAGACTTTCGGACGACAATGTTTGTGATCTCAGAGAAGTTACAGATGGTTGTCCAGGACTGAGCATCACTGGCGTTTACCGGTTTGCCTCCTCTGTCTGGCGTTCTCTTCTTGGGCTTCGCCTTCAAGTTCAGAGCCGAGTCCTACAGGAGAACATTAAAAATCGTTATTGTCATACGTGCCAATCATACATACGACATGCAGAACGGAGGGAAATCGGAGGGAGGAGACGCCCTGCcgtgtgacgtattgacagaAGGGGTTTAAATGTTTGGAACTAGACGTAatgaaggtggtggtgggtACGGCAcccacctataaaccagaagcccacagagtcccaggttcaaaccccacttactaccatggtgtccctgagcaggacacttaaccctgagtgtctccagggggggactgtccctgtaaatactgattgtaagtcactctggataaggacgtctggtcaATTTAATCAAATGCTTATATAGACATTAACAACATATTTTACACAGTTATTATAACATTATTTCAAGAAACCGTGACTAAAACCTGAAGAAAGAGACTAAAAGTTGACCTATCAGGACGTTTGAAGTGCTGATAACCTGccgttggtagtgggcgtggtcacgttcgtgGGGTATTAGGAGGGTATAAAACGAAGGGAAACGGAGGCGAGATGGACGCTGTGCTACACCTTGGCGTGGAGGGGGGGTTTTAAATCATCCAggatgaggaagtagggtgtgtgagagctgtcaatcaggcCTACAGGCGTCTTCCCTTTTAAACACTCTTTATAAAAACCTGATTAAAGGTCATCTTCTGGGTGCCGGATTTAATTACACGCCTACGAAAAGTGACGGGTGGCCAGTTACATACAGCTAACTAGCAATCTTTATTAATCTTTATTACTCTTTATAAATCCTAGCGACATATGCGAACATGGCCCCACACGCCCTGCCTTTCACACGGTCATGAAAACATGGCCCACGTGGACAAAGTACCGGATCTGGTgccatgtgagtgtgtgaaagcTCCTGCCATACCTCAGAGGGCTTCAGGCGCCACCGGATGCCGAGCATTCCAGACACCAGCAGCTGGTTCTGGGCCGGCTGACCGCAGGCCTCGCTGTCGAACAGCTTGAGCGAAACGGGCTCGAACAGCTCGCAGCCGAAGTCCTGGGTTAGGGTCTCCAGCGTGGAGATGTACTTGATCTTCAGGTCATCCAGGCTGACGCCCCGCACCTTCACCGTCTTGTCGTTGAACGCGCTCAGGAACTTGTTGAAGATGTTGCTGATGCGCACGCGGGTCAGGATGTTGCACTGGCGGATGGTCTGGTTCAGGCTCTCGGGGATGTGCCTCTTGTACCTGGCAGCCCAAAGAACATGGAGTTTCGGCCCATTTACAGATAACGGTGGAGTCCAAAAAAACCTTAATCTGTTTTCTCgggtcttctgttaaagtcccagaccatttcacttcactttgacacagtgtccaTTATAacgtccagtttatcacagagtccccctgttagacacagacagtgttaaattcaccctagttaggctgtcctagttagggtaccgggccactgaagcaccaatataccactattaccacatatttcagtatcggtcgtacagtgcaaccgtctgccgctgcttctgcttGTTTACTCCGAGACATAAAGCGCAGAGACCACGGCAGAGTCcggtgaagagaccagcagataaatcctggttcctgacgaAACGaggactcagcatgaaacgaaccagagggtcaccacagcaacaactacagcttcagggatcttcagaTGGACCAGCAGCATcgtaatggacacgtaatgtacaccatgacactggactacactctggacttcttcaaccctacaactgtaggactttttttttttctcttattggacaaaccacctccaaccctgcactggaggtccacttgcaggctcactctaccctggaaggacgcccctctctgtatcaaccacaacaacaacatttatttcttatatcgcccaaaatcacatacagtatgtctcaatgggctttgacaggccctacagttgactcCTGTATCGCTCCTTCTCAACGtctcttcccacctttttttctctctccaagggtttttttgtgtggagtttttgcttgtgtgcagaagtttaaagtttaaagtgtagtgattgtcacatgtgatacacagcagcacagcacatggtgcacacagtgaaatgtgtcctctgtatttaacccatcaccctgtgtgagcagtgggcaccatgacaggcgcccggggagcagtgtgtggggacggtgctttgctcaggggcacctcagtggcaccttggcggatcgggattcgaaccggcaaccttctgtttacggggccgcttccttaaccgctaggccaccactgccccaagggttgagtgttggggtgtcaactgtagggttagagcccattgagacgtactgtatgagATTTTGGGCTAgataagaaatacattttgttgttgttgttgttaaacgATTAAAAAGATTCCGGCCAAaacatttactttcatttttttgtttgtgtgtttgaggttcGGCCACCACCAACTTCACATACGAAACAGAAATGACTCCGAAGGCAAAAAGAAACCGTGACGTGACAGGTATGCAAATTCGATGGCTTTAACAGGGCTTTACGCGCGGCGTACCTTCTCCTCCCCACATGCGGGCCCGCCACCGGCTGATCCTGCTCCAGGGCCTCGTGGGTGATGGCCAGCACCGCCATTCCCAGGCACTCGTTCTGGATGTCGTAGCTGTCCTCCGTGTCCCGACCCGGCCGCACGGGGGCCCAGCCTCTccggaagtcgctctggacctGAGGGCAGATGTAACGTTTCTCAAACGTCCCCACGGTCCCTCGCGGACAAAAACGCGACTCCGTACCTGTGCAAACAGGTACGCCAGGGAGGCGAAGTCCAGGAGAGGGGTCCCCTCTGGGCCCGTGCTTTTCAGGCCGTACCTCCACACACCCTGCAGGCTCTGGTGCGTACCGTGCCAGTTGGTGAAGTAGAACCTGAGGGGTGAAGCGGGTACAAGCGGTAACATCACGCGTCGGGCGTTGGCCGCCGCGGGTTTGAAGGGCCCGTCTTACCTCAGCCGGTAGTGCAACCTCACGCTGGTGTCTTCGGCTTTGAAGGTGTAGTTCGGCGGGTACCAGATCCTCTTGTCTTCGTCACAGAGGGCGTACAGACTATGGCAAAGGGGAGAGATCCCTGCAACAGAAAGAGGACAGCACTCTCGTCTCTCTTCTTCTTTGGTCAAAAATAAATCCAGAAATAGAAATAGAGTGCATGAATACATTCTTATACAGTATTATGCAGTTATAACTGTGTATATCGTATATTA includes the following:
- the LOC114788269 gene encoding tyrosine-protein kinase JAK1-like, translating into MEFGRLLAKMRKKRRSEAITPPGPKGLEVHFYRPDGLQQVQLVKVKGCFQAEDLCTECAKRFGISPLCHSLYALCDEDKRIWYPPNYTFKAEDTSVRLHYRLRFYFTNWHGTHQSLQGVWRYGLKSTGPEGTPLLDFASLAYLFAQVQSDFRRGWAPVRPGRDTEDSYDIQNECLGMAVLAITHEALEQDQPVAGPHVGRRRYKRHIPESLNQTIRQCNILTRVRISNIFNKFLSAFNDKTVKVRGVSLDDLKIKYISTLETLTQDFGCELFEPVSLKLFDSEACGQPAQNQLLVSGMLGIRWRLKPSEDSALNLKAKPKKRTPDRGGKPVNASDAQSWTTICNFSEITNIVVRKSVVTIHKQDNKQMILDLEKHEKALSFTTLVDGYFRLTVDAHHFLCGDVAPPSVERNIREGCHGPISTDYAVHKLRQEGNTEGLYLLRASSSDYDQILLTVICNELDQFGLAETTTIKNFLVEKNPEGSEDAPGAYHLCGTDISCDSLRELMEELLGHCLRSDRVTLRLSLACPPQPREISNLLVATRGKVEASNPHGGFVRIRKENLIQKDHMGRGTRTNIYAGVLKLWSEDDYVEDDSDTEELQVVLKVLGAGQQDISPYLEMVSMMHRVSHKHITLLYGLCLRNQEIIMVEEFLQHGPLDVFMRVNHSSLCPSWKFQVAKQLASALSYLEDKKLVHGFVCTKNILLARPGMSDGVPFIKLSDPGVPSSMLNRAECVDRIPWIAPECVENQQVMGVAADKWGFGVTLWEICHDGEAPLRDKTLIEKECFYKTRTALVTPESSELADLMTQCMNYDPRTRPFFRAIVRDLVKIEEQNPQMVPDVMPTVEIDPTLFEKRFLRKIRELGEGYFGKVELCLYDPRGDRTGELVAVKFLKSENDSMQNSNLKREIDTMRELFHENIVKYKGVCHEEGGRTIKLIMEYLPLGSLKDYLPRNKAQISMKRLLLYALQICQGMDYLGAHNYIHRDLAARNVLVENENLVKIGDFGLTKSIEDNDGYYTVKEEQASPVYWYAPECLVHCKFYRASDVWSFGVTLYELMTYCETKSSPPEKFKEIIGPGHGQMTVTRLVTALDHGQRLPCPPDCPEMIYQQMSRCWESHPEKRITFQSLIDVFQELLSHADI